In a genomic window of Trichoderma atroviride chromosome 4, complete sequence:
- a CDS encoding uncharacterized protein (EggNog:ENOG41~TransMembrane:1 (i206-231o)), with protein sequence MPLWTCDFEQCCRPAVRKSGDCLLCNRHLCSIHLQPSHHTCPEWKDADAYDPAAGVAQENELETLIARVNIRALEDRASHLRQGMPCSITPLTSHDVSSMMGGMNHHIDICFGDGMVWIARIRRSNSKSPPPAVRDYILQSEVATLEFLHRTDVPIPKVFNFELEHPGNPVGVGFNLMEELLGRALQWATATLEQKKTVMQQMMEIYIGLINILFRFLAVLITTLLVRIAWVQLPKNRLCLAYLA encoded by the exons ATGCCGCTGTGGACATGCGATTTCGAACAATGCTGCCGACCAGCTGTCCGCAAATCGGGTGACTGCCTGCTCTGCAACCGCCATCTGTGCTCGATTCATTTGCAGCCCAGCCATCACACATGCCCCGAGTGGAAG GATGCAGATGCATATGACCCTGCGGCTGGAGTGGCCCAAGAGAACGAACTCGAGACGCTCATTGCGAGAGTCAACATCCGTGCTCTTGAAGATAGAGCTAGTCATTTGCGACAGGGCATGCCTTGCTCCATCACTCCTCTGACCAGCCATGACGTGAGTTCCATGATGGGAGGGATGAACCATCATATCGATATTTGCTTTGGTGACGGCATGGTATGGATCGCTCGCATCCGAAGGTCCAACAGTAAatctcctccaccagcagTGAGAGATTATATTCTTCAGAGCGAGGTTGCAACGCTCGAATTCCTTCATCGCACGGATGTACCTATTCCCAAAGTCTTTAATTTTGAGCTCGAGCATCCAGGTAACCCGGTTGGCGTCGGCTTCAATCTCATGGAGGAGCTACTAGGCAGGGCTTTGCAATGGGCCACCGCAACTCtggaacaaaagaaaaccGTGATGCAACAAATGATGGAAATTTACATTGGGCTTATAAATATCCTTTTCcgcttcttggctgtcttAATAACGACACTCCTGGTGCGTATTGCGTGGGTGCAATTGCCTAAGAACCGCTTATGCTTGGCCTACCTAGCTTAG
- a CDS encoding uncharacterized protein (EggNog:ENOG41), which translates to MATVNNLMTPGNQIPHEATIAQKLHIRQLVRLYNDLPTNNALPGRATKAVFEIQDIFHLRWLLDESSSAVRPEEYRQDDAEQQYPNDWLMQQGASDALATFKAFNGLLPSWIPTIIHQNPNTIFSYFGFPITVNPLGNGTPNQDNDPRFRHVVRKVVDISFALIISPKSHEVLRAIHPEVTNTWNGQGSSVTPIPTGVDSFGVVNHFLRILRARFPTIELLGHRDLEGADAEVRPRGMWLQPGYTIADYDPGQSARVLLNGENVVSAKKAAIIATSPNATATERRQAMKNWTTYLASMSVALAHEFVHLFVVMLAGGKIPATPLTMHGTDIGDIEKISNAHLNTGELDWFDGDRDLNNIPGSIWSKVRGESGFHWEAKVFGGKLVCHKDLSLEVPASMTVGAAVQLTALSCSGRLFFV; encoded by the exons ATGGCGACAGTCAACAATCTCATGACTCCAGGGAATCAAATCCCCCATGAAGCGACAATAGCCCAAAAGTTGCACATCAGGCAATTGGTTCGCCTGTACAATGACTTGCCTACCAACAACGCGCTTCCAGGAAGGGCCACAAAAGCCGTATTTGAGATACAAGATATATTTCACCTCAGATGGCTCCTCGATGAAAGTAGCTCCGCAGTTCGCCCCGAGGAGTACAGACAAGACGATGCCGAGCAGCAGTATCCCAATGACTGGCTCATGCAGCAGGGCGCCTCTGATGCTTTGGCAACTTTCAAGGCATTTAACGGCCTTTTACCTAGCTGGATTCCTACTATCATTCACCAGAACCCAAATACTATATTCAGTTATTTCGGGTTTCCCATCACAGTCAACCCGCTTGGTAACGGGACTCCGAATCAGGACAATGACCCAAGGTTCAGGCATGTAGTTAGGAAGGTGGTTGACATATCATTTGCTCTTATCATTTCTCCCAAAAGCCATGAAGTTCTTCGAGCAATCCATCCTGAGGTTACGAATACGTGGAATGGACAAGGTTCCAGCGTCACTCCCATACCAACCGGTGTTGATTCATTCGGTGTTGTGAATCATTTCTTACGCATTCTGAGAGCTCGATTTCCGACCATTGAACTTCTTGGCCACCGTGACCTGGAAGGAGCAGACGCCGAAGTTCGGCCACGCGGCATGTGGTTACAGCCGGGCTATACCATCGCCGACTACGATCCAGGCCAGAGCGCCAGAGTTCTTTTGAACGGAGAA AATGTGGTGTCTGCCAAAAAAGCAGCAATTATTGCTACGAGTCCTAACGCGACCGCTACTGAACGTCGTCAAGCCATGAAAAACTGGACAACGTATCTAGCCAGTATGAGCGTAGCACTCGCTCACGAGTTCGTTCACCTATTTGTCGTTATGCTGGCTGGCGGTAAAATCCCCGCCACACCACTAACGATGCACGGCACCGATATTGGAGATATCGAGAAGATTTCTAACGCTCATCTCAATACCGGAGAGCTCGACTGGTTTGATGGCGATCGCGACTTGAACAATATCCCAGGGAGTATTTGGAGCAAGGTGCGGGGAGAATCCGGCTTCCACTGGGAGGCAAAGGTTTTTGGCGGCAAGCTGGTTTGCCACAAAGATTTAAGTCTTGAAGTTCCAGCGAGTATGACTGTTGGCGCAGCAGTTCAGCTTACAGCACTGTCTTGCTCGGGACGATTGTTTTTCGTCTAG
- a CDS encoding uncharacterized protein (EggNog:ENOG41): MEDEAVRMSWLSGRPQRVFNLRPPPEFSSSNCSFGAQWSVMDDQILLTFEEEADGTITKHPSSIFLADVHDILEANDVVEFRKIVKLPFKATRSRLLSHRAGFVTAEFKEDEKKLLLRTHDWDGNTTRETTVDVASIDGQLVVNDSCVALCVDDEPKKGWCIGGCRTLSQIVIWNLESGDVTRIVIPQDDRAPQCHSGNFTFVTPSCIALGGHIDPEHDQAYSLLRSFSTVPSEKQAGRLFHHGGNFEFLDNHDALAISGSSASSDFVVHYHHSGGRFTVADKGLLTGEIPSEALPTPGYFIDPDLYKDLFHVFMDKFSARTLPGVLYERLSSLAGNKLLVQDDLEYEHDEEQYSGFHDARSFGEFRILYLYDFDQNRCNKLRQLSPDSERADLAARLKERNPDARVTVVSRMFYMGIEEAMDTEKDTSPEWAEHDRQLWLTNEARGKGEAEFPVLEFDDPPKGHNSPRMLYTRSMLCLPKIREGQQFALTTSAIIELPTHEADGYVHYFGEE; the protein is encoded by the exons atggaagacgaagcagtTCGTATGAGCTGGCTTAGCGGCCGGCCCCAGCGCGTCTTCAACTTGCGCCCGCCTCCTGAGTTTTCAAGCAGCAATTGCTCGTTTGGGGCGCAATGGAGCGTCATGGACGATCAAATCTTGTTGACattcgaagaagaagcagacggcACAATCACCAAACACCCGTCTTCTATTTTCTTGGCCGACGTTCACGACATCTTGGAAGCCAACGACGTTGTCGAGTTCAGAAAGATTGTTAAGCTGCCGTTCAAAGCCACAAGATCAAGGCTATTGAGCCACCGAGCGGGGTTCGTCACCGCAGAGTTTAAAGAGGA cgaaaagaagctgctgttgcgcaCGCACGACTGGGATGGAAACACCACTAGAGAAACAACAGTAGATGTGGCCTCTATTGACGGGCAACTCGTCGTGAATGACTCATGCGTTGCCCTTTGTGTGGACGATGAGCCAAAGAAAGGATGGTGCATCGGTGGCTGCCGCACACTGAGCCAGATTGTTATCTGGAATCTCGAATCAGGAGACGTTACAAGAATCGTTATACCTCAAGACGATCGCGCACCTCAGTGT CACAGTGGCAATTTTACGTTTGTCACGCCTTCGTGCATCGCTCTGGGTGGCCATATTGATCCTGAGCACGACCAGGCATACAGTCTCCTAAGATCATTCTCAACCGTTCCCTCGGAGAAGCAGGCTGGGCGGCTATTCCATCATGGTGGGAACTTTGAGTTTTTAGACAATCACGACGCGCTAGCAATTTCTGGAAGTTCTGCCAGCAGTGATTTTGTTGTTCATTATCATCATAGCGGAGGTCGCTTCACAGTTGCGGACAAGGGTTTGCTCACAGGTGAAATTCCA TCTGAGGCGCTCCCAACGCCCGGGTATTTCATAGACCCAGATTTATACAAGGACCTCTTCCATGTCTTCATGGACAAGTTTAGCGCACGAACACTCCCAGGCGTGCTGTATGAAAGACTCTCTAGCCTGGCCGGGAACAAGCTGCTCGTGCAAGATGACCTCGAATATGAACACGACGAAGAACAATACTCTGGGTTTCATGACGCTCGCTCATTTGGAGAGTTCCGAATCCTCTATCTCTATGATTTCGACCAGAATCGCTGCAACAAGTTACGACAGCTTTCACCTGACTCTGAGCGCGCAGATCTTGCGGCCCGTCTAAAAGAACGAAATCCAGACGCCAGAGTGACTGTTGTGTCTCGTATGTTCTACATGGGTattgaagaagccatggaTACGGAAAAGGACACCTCACCAGAGTGGGCGGAACACGATCGCCAGTTATGGTTGACTAATGAGGCGCGTGGAAAGGGAGAGGCCGAGTTCCCCGTGCTTGAATTCGACGATCCTCCAAAAGGTCACAACAGCCCTCGGATGTTATACACCCGAAGTATGCTTTGTCTTCCTAAAATAAGAGAAGGCCAACAGTTTGCTTTGACAACTTCGGCAATAATAGAGCTCCCTACACATGAAGCAGATGGATATGTGCACTATTTTGGCGAAGAATAG
- a CDS encoding uncharacterized protein (BUSCO:EOG092D0JGD) has protein sequence MFTFCPLQGALSESLASQSLLELDGGVKVLVDLGWDESFSSEKLEELEKQVPTLSLILLTHATTSHLAAYAHCCKNIALFTRIPVYATRPVIDLGRTLTQDLYSSTPAAATTIRQSSLSETTYAYSQTATTAQNLLLQSPTPEEIARYFSLIQPLKYSQPHQPLSSPFSPPLNGLTITAYNSGHTLGGTIWHIQHGLESIVYAVDWNQARENVFAGAAWLGGAGGGGAEVIEQLRKPTALICSSRGADKSAQAGGRAKRDEHLIDMIKSCVSRGGTVLIPVDSSARVLEISYLLENAWRTDAANRDGVLKFSKLYLAGRNVSSTMRYARSMLEWMDNNIVQEFEAFAEGQRKTNGGSEKKEGAPFDFKYLRLLERKAQIAKLLSQSIENGETQGRVILASDVSMDWGFSKDLIKGLAKDTRNLVILTERPSLANTDAPSISRMMWEWWKERRDGISTEHASNGDSLETIYSGGRELEVREARREPLEGDELAIYQQWLATQRQLQATQQAGGAGALEASADVVDDASSESSSDSEEEGEQQGKALNVSATMGQAGRKNVVLKDEDLGINILIKKKTVFDFDTRGKRGRERSFPMAIRRKRHDDFGELIRPEDYLRAEEKEDDAADGAQIAAEDEKLGKKRKWDDVVKQVAGANKRPSNNRTATADDAETMDLADGAVADELDMVEDTEPEEPTGPCKLVYNTESVAVNLRIAFIDFSGLHDKRSLNMLIPLIQPRKLILVGGTQEETMTLATDCRAALASDGDRSVDVFTPEIGTWVDASMDTNAWVVKLADPLVKKLKWQNVRGLGIVTITGQLLASALAQEAEGQTQEDAANKRQKTEPSTSTAVALTNAADTATMPTLDVLPANLISAARSAAQSLHVGDLRLADLRRAMQSAGHSAEFRGEGTLVVDGSVAVRKTAEGRIDVESVGLPLGGKRSTLYQVKRAIYDNLAVVAGA, from the exons ATGTTCACCTTCTGCCCGCTTCAGGGCGCTCTTTCGGAGTCGCTCGCGTCGCAATCTCTCCTGGAGCTCGATGGAGGGGTCAAGGTGCTGGTCGATCTGGGATGGGACGAGTCTTTCAGCAgtgagaagctcgaggagctggaaaa ACAAGTGCCCAccctctctctcattcttCTGACCCATGCGACGACATCGCATCTTGCTGCCTACGCCCACTGCTGCAAAAACATTGCTCTCTTCACACGCATCCCCGTCTATGCGACTCGGCCCGTCATCGATCTGGGACGAACGCTCACACAAGACCTCTACTCTTCGAcgccagcagccgccacGACGATCCGCCAAAGCTCGCTCTCGGAGACGACATACGCTTATTCGCAAACGGCTACAACTGCgcagaatcttcttctccaatccCCCACTCCCGAAGAGATTGCGCGATACTTCTCCCTCATCCAGCCGCTTAAATACTCGCAACCCCATCAACCTCTCTCTTCGCCCTTCTCTCCTCCGTTAAATGGACTCACAATTACCGCCTACAACTCCGGGCACACTCTTGGTGGCACAATCTGGCACATTCAGCACGGGCTAGAATCTATCGTATATGCTGTGGATTGGAACCAGGCCCGCGAGAATGTATTTGCTGGAGCCGCCTGGCTTGGAGGTGCTGGGGGCGGTGGTGCAGAGGTTATCGAGCAACTACGCAAGCCAACCGCGTTGATTTGCAGTTCCCGCGGTGCTGATAAATCTGCGCAGGCGGGCGGTCGTGCCAAGCGAGACGAGCATCTCATTGATATGATCAAGTCCTGTGTTAGTCGAGGTGGCACAGTTCTCATACCTGTAGATTCTAGTGCCAGAGTTTTGGAGATATCGTATCTTCTGGAAAATGCTTGGAGGACTGATGCGGCTAATAGAGATGGAGTGCTAAAGTTTTCAAAGCTATATCTAGCGGGTCGCAATGTGTCTAGTACCATGAGATATGCGCGGAGTATGCTGGAGTGGATGGACAACAACATTGTCCAGGAATTTGAGGCTTTTGCAGAGGGCCAGAGGAAAACCAACGGGGGTagcgagaaaaaagaaggagcaCCATTCGATTTCAAATACCTGCGCCTATTAGAACGGAAAGCCCAGATTGCAAAGCTTCTAAGCCAGAGCATCGAAAATGGGGAAACACAGGGACGTGTGATCCTAGCCAGTGACGTTAGTATGGACTGGGGATTTTCCAAGGACCTGATCAAAGGCCTGGCAAAAGACACTCGCAACCTAGTCATTTTAACAGAGCGGCCTAGCTTGGCCAATACCGATGCTCCCTCCATATCGAGAATGATGTGGGAATGGtggaaagagagaagagatggcaTTTCTACAGAGCATGCTAGCAACGGAGACAGCCTAGAGACAATCTACAGCGGTGGACGTGAGTTGGAGGTTCGCGAAGCTCGCCGCGAACCTTTGGAAGGAGACGAGCTTGCCATCTATCAACAGTGGCTGGCTACCCAGAGACAGCTGCAGGCAACTCAGCAAGCCGGTGGAGCAGGCGCGCTGGAAGCATCTGCTGATGTTGTGGACGACGCATCATCTGAATCATCATCCGACTCTGAAGAGGAAGGCGAACAACAGGGTAAAGCACTCAACGTTTCTGCCACGATGGGTCAGGCTGGCCGCAAGAATGTCGTCCTCAAGGATGAAGACCTGGGCATAAATATCCTAATTAAGAAGAAAACGGTGTTTGACTTTGACACCCGAGGCAAAAGGGGCAGAGAGCGATCGTTCCCCATGGCCATTAGGCGGAAGAGACATGATGACTTTGGCGAACTGATTCGTCCAGAAGATTATCTACGAgccgaggaaaaggaagacgacGCAGCTGACGGAGCTCAAATCGCTGCAGAAGACGAAAAGCttggcaagaagcgcaagtGGGATGATGTCGTCAAGCAGGTGGCTGGTGCCAACAAGCGGCCAAGCAACAACAGAACAGCCACCGCAGACGATGCGGAGACCATGGACCTGGCAGATGGTGCTGTCGCGGACGAACTGGACATGGTAGAAGACACTGAACCAGAGGAACCTACAGGACCATGCAAATTAGTATACAACACAGAATCCGTGGCAGTCAACCTGCGGATTGCATTTATAGACTTTAGCGGATTACACGACAAACGAAGTCTCAACATGCTAATACCCCTTATCCAGCCACGCAAGCTGATTCTCGTGGGAGGCACTCAGGAAGAGACCATGACTCTGGCGACAGACTGTCGGGCTGCACTGGCGTCCGATGGGGATCGCTCCGTCGATGTATTCACGCCCGAGATAGGCACATGGGTGGACGCCAGCATGGACACAAACGCTTGGGTCGTGAAGCTAGCCGATCCCCTggtcaagaagctcaagtgGCAAAACGTCCGGGGCCTAggcatcgtcaccatcacAGGCCAGCTGCTAGCCTCAGCCCTGgctcaagaagcagaaggcCAAACGCAAGAAGATGCGGCAAATAAGAGGCAAAAGACCGAGCCGTCCACATCCACAGCCGTGGCGCTCACCAACGCAGCAGACACGGCTACTATGCCCACTCTAGATGTCCTCCCTGCGAACCTCATCTCGGCTGCCCGTTCGGCCGCTCAGTCTCTTCACGTCGGCGACCTGCGACTTGCTGATCTCCGTCGTGCGATGCAAAGCGCAGGCCACTCAGCCGAGTTCCGCGGCGAAGGTACTCTTGTCGTGGACGGCTCGGTGGCAGTACGCAAGACGGCTGAGGGCCGCATCGACGTTGAGAGCGTGGGCCTTCCTCTCGGCGGGAAGAGAAGCACACTGTATCAAGTCAAGAGAGCGATTTACGATAACTTGGCGGTTGTTGCTGGTGCTTAA
- a CDS encoding uncharacterized protein (BUSCO:EOG092D1TTT) — MASQLADQLQNTQLSDGTSPRGDDWKQNLNIPAKDTRLQTEDVTKTKGLEFENFALKRDLLMGIFEAGFEKPSPIQEEAIPVALTGRDVLARAKNGTGKTAAFVIPALERINPKISKIQCLILVPTRELAMQTSQVCKNLGKHLGVNVMVTTGGTGLRDDIIRLQEPVHIVVGTPGRILDLAGKNVADLSECPMFIMDEADKLLSIEFTPVIEQLLQFHPKDRQVMLFSATFPLSVKDFSDKNMTSPYEINLMDELTLRGITQYYAFVEEKQKVHCLNTLFSKLQINQSIIFCNSTNRVELLAKKITELGYSCFYSHARMQQHARNRVFHDFRNGVCRNLVCSDLLTRGIDIQAVNVVINFDFPKNAETYLHRIGRSGRFGHLGLAINLINWDDRFNLYNIERDLGTEILPIPASIDKSLYVYENPESIPRPISNLPKNAVPQQQALLGPAPGQPAYHQPLQGNWPAQNGQHNGNAQFNGGRGRGGRGRGYRGRGGSSGGNGRGRGQPPRDPTS, encoded by the exons ATGGCCAGCCAGCTAGCAGATCAGTTACAAAACACCCAGTTGAG TGATGGCACTTCCCCACGAGGTGACGACTGGAAACAGAACCTGAATATCCCCGCCAAGGATACCAGACTGCAAACAGAg GATGtcacaaaaacaaaaggccTCGAGTTTGAGAACTTTGCTTTAAAGCGAGATCTGCTCATGGGAATCTTCGAAGCTGGCTTTGAGAAGCCTTCTCCCATCCAAGAGGAAGCCATCCCCGTTGCATTAACTGGCCGTGACGTCCTAGCCCGAGCCAAAAATGGCACGGGAAAAACCGCCGCCTTTGTCATCCCCGCTCTGGAACGCATCAACCCCAAAATCTCAAAAATCCAATGTCTTATTCTCGTCCCCACACGCGAGCTTGCCATGCAAACGTCTCAAGTCTGCAAGAATCTGGGCAAGCACCTCGGTGTCAACGTCATGGTAACAACTGGTGGTACTGGTCTACGAGATGATATCATCCGCTTGCAGGAGCCCGTTCATATTGTGGTCGGTACTCCCGGTCGAATCCTGGATCTCGCAGGAAAGAATGTCGCGGATCTCAGCGAGTGTCCCATGTTCATCATGGACGAGGCTGACAAGCTCCTCTCCATTGAATTCACCCCCGTCATTGAGCAGCTGCTTCAATTCCATCCAAAGGACCGACAGGtcatgctcttctccgccactTTCCCCCTCTCGGTCAAGGACTTTTCCGACAAAAATATGACCAGCCCCTACGAAATCAACCTCATGGACGAACTCACCCTGCGAGGTATTACCCAGTACTATGCCTTTGtcgaagagaagcaaaaggtcCACTGCTTGAACACCCTCTTCTCAAAGCTGCAAATCAACCaatccatcatcttctgcaaCTCGACCAACCGAGTCGAGCTGCTTGCCAAAAAAATAACTGAACTCGGCTACTCGTGCTTCTACAGCCACGCTAGAATGCAACAGCATGCCCGAAACCGAGTCTTCCACGACTTTCGTAACGGCGTTTGTCGAAACTTGGTCTGCTCAGATCTTCTCACCCGAGGTATTGATATCCAGGCTGTAAACGTCGTCATCAACTTTGACTTCCCCAAGAACGCCGAAACTTATTTGCATCGTATTGGTCGATCTGGTCGTTTTGGTCACCTTGGTCTGGCTATCAATTTGATCAATTGGGACGACCGCTTTAACCTCTACAATATTGAGAGGGACCTTGGAACTGAAATTCTACCAATCCCTGCGAGCATCGATAAGAGCCTTTACGTCTACGAAAATCCCGAGTCGATCCCTCGTCCCATTTCGAACCTCCCTAAGAATGCGGttcctcagcagcaggccctTTTAGGCCCGGCGCCAGGCCAACCGGCTTATCACCAACCGCTCCAAGGAAACTGGCCTGCTCAAAATGGTCAACACAACGGCAATGCCCAATTTAACGGCGGACGTGGCCGAGGTGGACGTGGCCGCGGTTATCGTGGTCGAGGTGGTAGCAGCGGTGGCAATGGCAGAGGCCGCGGCCAGCCACCACGCGACCCTACATCCTAA
- a CDS encoding uncharacterized protein (EggNog:ENOG41) — MTKVFTAAEVASHNKPDSLYITVDGDVYDLTNFQEDHPGGKKILQRVAGKDASKQFWKYHNEGILKKYKAKLQVGSLDTKPKEEPKPEPAPAPAPAPKAVVKASSSSSHSEEDSEPLEAFGDQIPFADPSWYQNYHSPYFNETHAALRAELRQWIETDIEPHVTEWDEAKRVPEEIYKEMGRRGYLAGLLGVKYPTDFVPAGVKSVPPEKWDLFHEMIVTDELSRTGSGGFVWNLIGGFGIGGPPLFKFGSKALKERLGPGILSGDKRICLAITEPDAGSDVANLTCEAKLSEDGKHFIVNGEKKWITNGIWADYFTTAVRTGGPGMNGVSLLLIERGPGVSTRRMDCQGVWSSGTTYITFEDVKVPVENLLGKQNQGFRVIMTNFNHERMGIIIQSLRFARVCYEESVKYANKRRTFGKKLIEHPVIRMKLAHMARQIEASYNWLENLVFQCEKMGETEAMLRLGGPIAGLKAQATVTFEFCAREASQIFGGLSYSRGGQGAKVERLYRDVRAYAIPGGSEEIMLDLSMRQSLRVAKAMGMKL, encoded by the exons ATGACAAAGGTATTCACAGCTGCCGAGGTTGCCTCGCACAACAAGCCCGACAGCTTGTACATCACCGTCGACGGCGACGTCTACGATTTGACCAACTTCCAAGAGGACCACCCTG GTGGAAAGAAGATCCTACAGCGCGTTGCCGGCAAGGATGCTTCCAAGCAGTTCTGGAAGTACCACAACGAGGGCATCCTGAAAAAGTACAAGGCCAAGCTCCAGGTCGGCTCCCTCGACACCAAGCCCAAGGAGGAGCCCAAGCCCGagcctgctcctgctcccgCCCCTGCTCCCAAGGCTGTCGTCAAGGCCTcgagtagcagcagccacagcgaGGAAGACTCGGAGCCTCTCGAGGCGTTTGGCGACCAGATCCCCTTTGCCGACCCCAGCTGGTACCAGAACTACCACTCGCCTTACTTCAACGAGACCCACGCCGCCCTGCGCGCCGAGCTGCGCCAATGGATCGAGACCGACATTGAGCCTCACGTCACCGAGTGGGACGAGGCTAAGCGTGTTCCCGAGGAGATTTACAAGGAGATGGGCCGCCGAGGCTACTTGGCCGGCCTGCTGGGCGTCAAGTACCCGACCGACTTCGTGCCCGCGGGCGTAAAGTCGGTGCCCCCCGAGAAGTGGGATCTCTTCCACGAGATGATTGTCACCGATGAGCTGTCGCGGACAGGCTCCGGCGGCTTCGTCTGGAACCTGATTGGAGGCTTCGGCATCGGCGGCCCGCCGCTCTTCAAGTTCGGCTCCAAGGCTCTCAAGGAGCGCCTCGGCCCCGGCATCCTCAGCGGCGACAAGCGCATCTGCCTGGCCATCACCGAGCCCGATGCCGGCTCCGACGTGGCCAACCTCACCTGCGAGGCCAAGCTGAGCGAGGACGGCAAGCACTTCATCGTCAACGGCGAGAAGAAGTGGATCACCAACGGCATCTGGGCCGACTACTTCACCACCGCCGTGCGGACTGGCGGCCCGGGCATGAACGGCGTTTCTCTGCTGCTCATTGAGCGCGGCCCCGGAGTCTCGACTCGCCGTATGGACTGCCAGGGTGTCTGGTCTTCCGGCACCACGTACATCACCTTTGAGGATGTCAAGGTCCCTGTGGAGAACCTGCTCGGCAAGCAGAACCAGGGCTTCCGAG TCATCATGACCAACTTCAACCACGAACGCAtgggcatcatcatccagTCCCTGCGCTTCGCCCGCGTCTGCTACGAAGAGTCCGTCAAGTACGCCAACAAGCGCCGCACCTttggcaagaagctcatTGAGCACCCCGTCATCCGCATGAAGCTGGCCCACATGGCCCGCCAGATCGAGGCCTCGTACAACTGGCTCGAGAACCTCGTCTTCCAGTGCGAAAAGATGGGCGAGACCGAGGCCATGCTGCGTCTCGGCGGGCCCATTGCCGGCCTCAAGGCCCAGGCCACCGTCACCTTTGAGTTCTGCGCCCGCGAGGCCAGTCAGATCTTCGGCGGTCTGTCCTATTCCCGCGGTGGCCAGGGCGCAAAGGTCGAGCGCCTGTACCGTGACGTTCGTGCCTATGCCATCCCCGGCGGCTCTGAAGAAATCATGCTGGATCTTAGCATGAGACAATCTTTGAGAGTtgccaaggccatgggcATGAAGCTGTAA
- a CDS encoding uncharacterized protein (BUSCO:EOG092D2OSE): MGIKQLFQIVKEEAPDAIKEGEIKNQFGRKVAIDASMSIYSFLIAVRSDGQQLMNESGETTSHLMGMFYRTLRMVDNGIKPLYVFDGAPPKLKSGELAKRFQRKQEATEGLEEAKETGTAEDVEKFSRRTVRVTREHNAECQRLLKLMGIPYIIAPTEAEAQCAVLARAGKVYAAASEDMDTLCFNTPILLRHLTFSEQRKEPIQEIHLDRVLEGLNMERKQFVDLCILLGCDYLDPVPKVGPTTALKLIREHGSLEKVVEAIEKDSKKKYTLPEDWPYKDARELFFNPDVRQADDPLCDFKWEKPDMEGLVTFLVTEKGFSEDRVRSAGARLEKNLKSSQQARLEGFFKPVPKTDAEKAAHKRKLDEKNEEKKKKLKQDKKEKAAVKAKPRGGA, encoded by the exons ATGGGTATCAAGCAGCTATTCCAGATTGTCAAGGAGGAGGCTCCAGATGCTATCAAAGAGGGCGAAATCAAGAACCAGTTTGGGCGCAAAGTTGCTATT GACGCCTCCATGAGCATATACAGCTTCCTGATTGCTGTACGATCcgatggccagcagctcatgAACGAGAGTGGCGAGACAACGTCGCATCTGATGGGCATGTTCTACCGCACGTTGCGCATGGTGGACAACGGAATCAAGCCCCTCTACGTTTTCGACGGCGCACCGCCGAAGCTCAAGTCTGGCGAGTTGGCGAAGCGATTTCAGCGCAAGCAGGAGGCTACAGAGGGCctcgaggaggccaaggagacgGGTACCGCGGAGGATGTCGAGAAGTTCTCCAGGCGAACGGTTCGAGTTACGAGAGAACACAATGCCGAGTGCCAGCGCTTGCTCAAGCTCATGGGCATTCCGTACATTATTGCACCCACAGAGGCTGAGGCCCAGTGCGCAGTCTTGGCAAGAGCTGGAAAGGTGTATGCTGCGGCGAGTGAGGATATGGACACTCTGTGCTTCAATACTCCCATCTTGCTGCGTCACCTTACTTTTAGTGAGCAGAGAAAGGAGCCTATCCAGGAGATTCACTTGGACAGGGTGCTGGAGGGGTTGAACATGGAGCGAAAGCAG TTTGTTGATCTCTGCATCCTGCTGGGCTGTGACTATCTCGATCCGGTCCCCAAGGTTGGGCCCACCACGGCTCTGAAACTGATTCGAGAGCATGGCTCTCTGGAAAAGGTTGTCGAGGCCATCGAAAAAGATAGCAAGAAGAAGTACACGCTGCCAGAGGACTGGCCTTACAAGGACGCCCGAGAACTATTCTTCAACCCGGACGTGCGCCAAGCAGACGATCCCCTTTGCGATTTCAAGTGGGAAAAGCCCGACATGGAAGGCTTGGTCACATTCCTCGTCACCGAAAAGGGATTCTCCGAGGATCGCGTCCGCAGTGCAGGCGCTCGGCTCGAGAAGAACCTGAAGAGCTCTCAGCAGGCACGCCTGGAGGGGTTCTTCAAGCCCGTTCCCAAGACTGATGCGGAAAAAGCTGCGCACAAGCGCAAGCTGGATGAGAAgaatgaggagaagaagaagaagcttaagCAGGataagaaggaaaaggctgCGGTCAAGGCAAAGCCCCGGGGTGGCGCATAA